One Campylobacter sputorum subsp. sputorum DNA segment encodes these proteins:
- the recO gene encoding recombination protein RecO, whose protein sequence is MQGYIIHTQKLRDEDLIVDILTKDLLVKSYRFYGARHSNIMLGYKIDFELISNIKFLPQLRSVMHLGFKWLYDRNRLIIWQQFINLLYKHLKDTEDLDEIYFQTLENMALKFDKTNPKRIVIEAYLEILANEGRLHNDMICFICDEKIEENVALVRGFLPSHKMCSHADDFNANYIKRLFDTKNSSFIDDNDINRLYDIILQGL, encoded by the coding sequence ATGCAAGGCTACATAATTCATACGCAAAAATTACGCGATGAAGATTTGATAGTTGATATTTTAACCAAAGACTTACTAGTTAAATCATATCGTTTTTATGGTGCAAGACACTCAAATATCATGCTTGGATATAAAATAGATTTTGAACTTATATCAAATATCAAATTTTTGCCGCAACTTAGAAGCGTTATGCACCTTGGATTTAAATGGCTTTATGATAGAAATAGGCTCATAATCTGGCAGCAATTTATAAATTTACTCTACAAACATTTAAAAGATACTGAGGATTTAGATGAAATTTATTTTCAAACATTAGAAAATATGGCACTTAAATTTGATAAAACAAATCCAAAACGCATAGTAATAGAAGCTTATTTAGAAATTTTAGCTAACGAAGGAAGGTTACATAATGATATGATTTGTTTTATTTGTGATGAAAAAATAGAAGAAAATGTGGCTTTGGTTAGAGGATTTTTACCATCTCACAAAATGTGCTCACACGCTGATGATTTTAATGCAAATTACATAAAAAGGCTCTTTGATACAAAAAATTCATCATTTATAGATGATAATGACATAAATAGACTTTATGATATAATTTTACAAGGATTATAA